The genomic DNA GGGGATGATGTACTACTACGTGCCCAAGCAGGCCGAACGCCCGGTGTACTCCTATCGCCTGTCGATCGTCCACTTCTGGGCGCTGATCACCCTGTACATCTGGGCCGGTCCCCACCACCTGCACTACACCGCGTTGCCCGACTGGGCGCAGTCGCTGGGCATGGTGATGTCGCTGATCCTGCTGGCCCCCAGCTGGGGCGGCATGATCAACGGCATGATGACCCTGTCAGGTGCCTGGCACAAACTGCGCAGCGACCCGATCCTGCGCTTTCTCGTGGTGTCACTGGCGTTCTACGGCATGTCCACCTTCGAAGGCCCGATGATGGCCATCAAGACGGTCAACGCCCTGTCCCACTACACCGACTGGACCATCGGCCACGTGCATGCCGGAGCCCTCGGCTGGGTAGCGATGATCTCCATCGGCGCGCTGTACCACACCATTCCACAAGTGTTCGGCAAGGCACGCATGTACAGCATCGGCCTGATCAACGCGCACTTCTGGCTGGCGACCATCGGCACCGTGCTGTACATCGCCTCGATGTGGGTCAACGGCATCGCCCAAGGCCTGATGTGGCGCGCGGTGAACAGCGACGGCACGCTCACCTACTCGTTCGTGGAAACCCTGGTGGCCAGCCACCCGGGCTTCATCGTGCGTTTCGTCGGTGGCGCGATCTTCCTCAGTGGCATGTTCCTGATGGCCTGGAACACTTGGCGCACCGTACGTGCACCAGCCACCGAGGCCGCCCCTGCCAACGCCCAGCTGGCCTGAGGAGACCTGCCTGATGAAACATGAAGTCATCGAAAAAAACGTCGGCCTGCTGGCCCTGTTGATGGTGTTCGCCGTCAGCATCGGCGGCCTGACCCAGATCGTCCCGCTGTTCTTCCAGGACGTCACCAACAAGCCGGTCGAAGGCATGAAGCCTTACACCGCGCTGCAGCTTGAAGGCCGCGATATCTATATCCGCGAAGGTTGCGTGGGCTGCCACTCGCAGATGATCCGCCCGTTCCGCGCCGAGACAGAACGCTACGGCCACTACTCGGTGGCCGGTGAAAGTGTGTGGGACCACCCGTTCCTGTGGGGCTCCAAACGCACCGGCCCGGACCTGGCCCGGGTCGGCGGGCGCTACTCAGACGACTGGCACCGCGCGCACCTGTACAACCCGCGCAACGTGGTGCCGGAGTCGAAGATGCCGTCCTACCCATGGCTCGTCGCCCAGCAGGTCGACAACAGCCACACCGACACCAAGATGCGCACCCTGCGCACCCTGGGGGTGCCGTACACCGACCAGGACATTGCCGGTGCGCGTGATGCGGTCAAGGGCAAGACCGAGATGGACGCCCTGGTCGCCTACTTGCAGGTGCTCGGCACCGCGATCAAGAACAAGAGGTGAGTGCGATGGAAATGGATATCGGCATGATCCGCGGCGTGGGCACCCTGGTGGTGATGATTGCCTTCATCGGCCTTTCGCTGTGGGTTTTCAACCGCCGTCGCGACCATGATTTCGCCGAAGCGCGCCTGCTGCCTTTCGTCGACGACCGCCTGCCCCCTGCCGGGCAGGACACTGGCATGAGGAGTAATCCCCAATGACTACCTTCTGGAGTACGTACATCTGCGTACTGACCATCGGCAGCCTGATCGGGCTGACCTGGCTGCTGCTGTCGACCCGCAAGGGCCAGAGCAGCAATACCACCGACCAGACCATGGGGCACAGCTTCGACGGCATCGAGGAGTATGACAATCCGCTGCCCAAGTGGTGGTTCTGGCTGTTCGTCGGCACCCTGGTGTTCGCAGTCGGCTACCTGATTCTCTACCCGGGCCTGGGCAACTGGAAGGGCATCCTGCCCGGCTACGAGAATGGTTGGACCGGCGTGAACGAATGGCAGAAGGAAATGGACAAGGCCGACGCCAGATTCGGCCCGATCTTCGCCAAGTATGCAGCCATGCCAGTCGAGGAAGTGGCCAAGGACCCGCAGGCATTGAAGATGGGCGGCCGCCTGTTCGCCTCCAACTGCTCGGTATGTCACGGCTCGGACGCCAAAGGCGCCTATGGTTTCCCCAACCTGACCGACAATGACTGGCGCTGGGGCGGCGAGCCCGAAACCATCAAGGCGTCGATCATGAATGGCCGCCACGGCGTGATGCCGGCCTGGGCTGAGGTGATCGGCGAACAGGGCGTGGCGGATGTGGCCGCCTACGTGCTGACGAACCTTGATGGCCGCAGCCTGCCGGAAGGCGCCAAGGCTGATGTGGCCAAGGGCAAGGAGATCTTCGCCGGCAACTGCGTGGCCTGCCACGGGCCCGAGGGCAATGGCACCCCAGCCATGGGCGCACCTAACCTGAACCATCCGCAGGCGTTCATCTACGGTTCGAGCTTTGCCCAACTGCAGCAGACCATCCGCTATGGCCGCCAGGGGCAAATGCCGGCCCAGGTGGAAATTCAGGGCAATGACAAGGTGCATTTGCTGGCGGCTTATGTGTACAGCCTTTCGCAGGGTGACATGACTGAAACCGTGACTGCCAAGTAACAACCCGGGGTTGCTCTGCAGCCCATTCGCCGGCTTGCCGGCGATTGGGCCGCAAAGCGCCCCCGGCACCTCCCCGCCCCTAGCCCCGCCTTGCACCCCCTCCGAACAGAACTAAGCTTGTTGCCACAGTGGCCTTCGCTGTCAATCCAGCGAAGCAGACGCGGTGCATCGCCTGACGCCGTCTGGAAAAAAAGCTTGACCGATCGATCAGAAAAAGGTGAAAAACGGTACACATTACAAATATTTATTTGTGTACAATCGCCCAGACCCTATTGCCGCGGGACACCGGCAACAGGGCCCGGACACGGGTCGGCGCAGGGCTCCTTGCGTTGCCATAACCCTGGCGGTTATCGATACTGGCGCCGATTTTTCAACCAACAAGAACACCAAAACCGTGGAACCTTAGAATGAGCACAGCAATCAGTCCGACTGCTTATAACTATAAGGTCGTCCGCCAGTTCGCCATCATGACGGTGGTCTGGGGGATCCTTGGCATGGGCCTGGGCGTTTTCATCGCCTCGCAGCTGGTGTGGCCGCAACTGAACCTGGACCTGCCCTGGACCAGCTTCGGCCGCCTGCGCCCCTTGCATACCAACCTGGTCATCTTCGCCTTCGGCGGCTGTGCGTTGTTCGGCACCAGCTACTACGTGGTGCAGCGAACCTGCCAGACCCGGCTGATCTCCGACAGCATGGCTGCCTTCACCTTCTGGGGTTGGCAGGCCGTCATCGTCGGTGCGCTGATCACCTTGCCGATGGGCTACACCACCACCAAGGAATACGCCGAGCTCGAGTGGCCACTGGCGATCCTGCTGGCCATCGTCTGGGTCACCTACGGGCTGGTGTTCTTCGGCACCATCGTCAAGCGCAAGACCAAGCACATCTACGTCGGCAACTGGTTCTACGGCGCCTTCATCGTGGTTACCGCGATGCTGCACATCGTCAACCACATCTCGCTGCCAGTAAGCCTGTTCAAGTCCTACTCGGCCTACTCCGGCGCCACCGACGCGATGATCCAGTGGTGGTACGGCCACAACGCCGTGGGCTTCTTCCTCACCACGGGCTTTCTGGGGATGATGTACTACTTCGTGCCCAAGCAGGCCGAGCGGCCGATCTACTCGTATCGCCTGTCGATCGTCCACTTCTGGGCACTGATCACCCTGTACATCTGGGCAGGCCCGCACCACCTGCACTACACCGCGCTGCCCGACTGGGCGCAATCGCTGGGCATGGTGATGTCGATCATCCTCCTGGCGCCGAGCTGGGGCGGCATGATCAACGGCATGATGACCCTGTCCGGTGCCTGGCACAAACTGCGCACCGACCCGATCCTGCGCTTCCTCGTGGTATCGCTGGCGTTCTACGGCATGTCCACCTTCGAAGGCCCGATGATGGCCATCAAGACCGTGAACTCGCTGTCGCACTACACCGACTGGACCATCGGCCACGTACACGCTGGCGCGCTCGGCTGGGTGGCGATGATCTCGATCGGCGCCGTGTACCACATGATCCCGCGCCTGTATGGCCGCGATCAGATGCACAGCGTGGGCCTGATCAACGCGCACTTCTGGCTGGCGACCATCGGCACCGTACTGTACATCGCCTCGATGTGGGTCAACGGCATCACCCAAGGCCTGATGTGGCGCGCCATCAACGATGACGGCACGCTGACCTACTCCTTCGTCGAAGCCCTGCAGGCCAGCCACCCGGGCTACATCGTCCGCGCCCTGGGCGGTGCGTTCTTCGCCTCCGGCATGCTGCTGATGGCTTACAACGTGTTGCGCACCGTACGCGCCGCCAACCCGGCAGAAGCGGATGAAGCCGCCAAGATCGTTGTTGTGGGAGCCCACTGATGAAGCATGAAGCTGTCGAGAAGAACATCGGCCTGCTGGCCTTCTTCATGGTCATCGCCGTGAGCGTCGGTGGCCTCACCCAGATCGTCCCGCTGTTCTTCCAGGACGTCACCAACAAACCCGTCGAAGGCATGAAGCCGCGCACCGCGCTGGAAGTCGAAGGCCGTGACATCTACATCCGCGAAGGTTGCGTGGGCTGCCACTCGCAGATGATCCGCCCGTTCCGCGCTGAAACCGAGCGCTACGGCCACTACTCGGTGGCCGGTGAAAGCGTGTGGGATCACCCGTTCCTGTGGGGCTCCAAGCGCACCGGCCCGGACCTGGCCCGCGTCGGCGGCCGCTACTCCGATGACTGGCACCGCGCGCACCTGTACAACCCGCGCAACGTCGTGCCGGAGTCGAAGATGCCGGCCTACCCGTGGCTGGTGGAGAACACACTCGACGGCAAAGACACCGCGAAGAAGCTGGAAGTGCTGCGTACCCTGGGCACGCCGTACACCGATGCCGACATCG from Pseudomonas putida includes the following:
- the ccoP gene encoding cytochrome-c oxidase, cbb3-type subunit III produces the protein MTTFWSTYICVLTIGSLIGLTWLLLSTRKGQSSNTTDQTMGHSFDGIEEYDNPLPKWWFWLFVGTLVFAVGYLILYPGLGNWKGILPGYENGWTGVNEWQKEMDKADARFGPIFAKYAAMPVEEVAKDPQALKMGGRLFASNCSVCHGSDAKGAYGFPNLTDNDWRWGGEPETIKASIMNGRHGVMPAWAEVIGEQGVADVAAYVLTNLDGRSLPEGAKADVAKGKEIFAGNCVACHGPEGNGTPAMGAPNLNHPQAFIYGSSFAQLQQTIRYGRQGQMPAQVEIQGNDKVHLLAAYVYSLSQGDMTETVTAK
- the ccoO gene encoding cytochrome-c oxidase, cbb3-type subunit II, producing the protein MKHEAVEKNIGLLAFFMVIAVSVGGLTQIVPLFFQDVTNKPVEGMKPRTALEVEGRDIYIREGCVGCHSQMIRPFRAETERYGHYSVAGESVWDHPFLWGSKRTGPDLARVGGRYSDDWHRAHLYNPRNVVPESKMPAYPWLVENTLDGKDTAKKLEVLRTLGTPYTDADIAGARDAVKGKTEMDALVAYLQGLGTIIKSKR
- the ccoO gene encoding cytochrome-c oxidase, cbb3-type subunit II — its product is MKHEVIEKNVGLLALLMVFAVSIGGLTQIVPLFFQDVTNKPVEGMKPYTALQLEGRDIYIREGCVGCHSQMIRPFRAETERYGHYSVAGESVWDHPFLWGSKRTGPDLARVGGRYSDDWHRAHLYNPRNVVPESKMPSYPWLVAQQVDNSHTDTKMRTLRTLGVPYTDQDIAGARDAVKGKTEMDALVAYLQVLGTAIKNKR
- the ccoN gene encoding cytochrome-c oxidase, cbb3-type subunit I, producing the protein MSTAISPTAYNYKVVRQFAIMTVVWGILGMGLGVFIASQLVWPQLNLDLPWTSFGRLRPLHTNLVIFAFGGCALFGTSYYVVQRTCQTRLISDSMAAFTFWGWQAVIVGALITLPMGYTTTKEYAELEWPLAILLAIVWVTYGLVFFGTIVKRKTKHIYVGNWFYGAFIVVTAMLHIVNHISLPVSLFKSYSAYSGATDAMIQWWYGHNAVGFFLTTGFLGMMYYFVPKQAERPIYSYRLSIVHFWALITLYIWAGPHHLHYTALPDWAQSLGMVMSIILLAPSWGGMINGMMTLSGAWHKLRTDPILRFLVVSLAFYGMSTFEGPMMAIKTVNSLSHYTDWTIGHVHAGALGWVAMISIGAVYHMIPRLYGRDQMHSVGLINAHFWLATIGTVLYIASMWVNGITQGLMWRAINDDGTLTYSFVEALQASHPGYIVRALGGAFFASGMLLMAYNVLRTVRAANPAEADEAAKIVVVGAH
- the ccoN gene encoding cytochrome-c oxidase, cbb3-type subunit I, translating into MNTTSSTAYNYKVVRQFAIMTVVWGIVGMGLGVFIAAQLAWPSLNFDLPWTSFGRLRPLHTNAVIFAFGGCALFATSYYSVQRTCQTTLFAPGLAAFTFWGWQLVILLAAITLPLGYTSSKEYAELEWPIDILITIVWVCYAIVFFGTLIKRTTKHIYVGNWFFGAFILTVAMLHIINNLELPVSLTKSYSVYAGATDAMVQWWYGHNAVGFFLTAGFLGMMYYYVPKQAERPVYSYRLSIVHFWALITLYIWAGPHHLHYTALPDWAQSLGMVMSLILLAPSWGGMINGMMTLSGAWHKLRSDPILRFLVVSLAFYGMSTFEGPMMAIKTVNALSHYTDWTIGHVHAGALGWVAMISIGALYHTIPQVFGKARMYSIGLINAHFWLATIGTVLYIASMWVNGIAQGLMWRAVNSDGTLTYSFVETLVASHPGFIVRFVGGAIFLSGMFLMAWNTWRTVRAPATEAAPANAQLA
- a CDS encoding cbb3-type cytochrome oxidase subunit 3 — translated: MEMDIGMIRGVGTLVVMIAFIGLSLWVFNRRRDHDFAEARLLPFVDDRLPPAGQDTGMRSNPQ